DNA sequence from the Cucumis melo cultivar AY chromosome 6, USDA_Cmelo_AY_1.0, whole genome shotgun sequence genome:
ATAGCTCCTCGCATCAATACCTTCGATCTCATTCGCCCGATGATGGCTTCGAGGTAATTTAAATTTCTTCTGTATTTTCTTTGCCCTGGGATGATCGGTTTGGTTGGTTTCCAGTGAATAGAGTCTTGAGTTGCGTGattaaattgttttaaattattttccatGTCTGTGTTGGTGCATTCGAATTCTGGCGGATTGAAGAAATTGAATCTGGAACAACTTATTGAACTGAATTGAGCTGTTTTTTTCTTAATTGTTTTCACGAGCTCTTCTCTCTAAAAGGTGGCATCAGCCATGGTCTGTTTGTAATTGATGTGCAATTGAATGGATTGAAGAAAACTTATGTCTCACATTTCGTGATGTTGAAATTTTATAGGACTTTTGAGGGTTATTTTACGTTGATGGTCTGACAACGTTGTGAACCGTTCTAGTTTCAACGTATCCGACCATGGACGagcaatttaaaattttgtgtCATGTTGTATTACCATTGGATATGCCATTGCTTAACCACATTCTCAGTGGGAAATATTAATGTGACAGTATTTAGGATAGAACTTTGCGCTGTTTTCTTGTGGGATAAATTATTAGCTAATCTTCACATGTTATGCTCGAATATTTGGTTTCCATAGGTCAGTTCAATGTCACTATCAGAAGTTGGTGCTGCTGTGTCAGTCTTGCTTGGTTTTGCACCGCCTTCAACGCTTTCAGCTTCTGGATCATCTAAGGTTCTTAATTTCTTGATTAGCTCTGCAGAAgcttttgttctttttaaacTTTAGGTATATCTGCAGCTGTAAGGTTTTGATCATGTTATTAATGCCTTTTGCAGCTGAATGGGATTTTGATGCCAAATCCACTTGATAGGCCTCGTTCAGTTTTTATGCTTGAAATTAAAGGAGAATATGGTCTGTGCTgtaaatgaaattgaaaattgtaTTATTGTTCGTATGTTTTTAAAAGACGTTAACCTTTTGAATTCTGATACTTGCAGACCCTGAAATTGTAAGCCTGGAAACAGGCATGTCCAGCAATGTTCTTACGAGCAAGGTTCATGTAGGTTCTGAGAGTGCTGACATCCTACTTCCTGGTATTTGCTCCTTCTAAAATAATTATTGGTTTGATTTTCCCTCCAAATATTTTCAGCTGCCCTCTGGCCTTTCTAATGCTTGTTATTAGCAGGTGAGGATGAAGTTTCTATTGTTCCTTTGAATGAACCATTGTCTGATTTTACTGATGAAGATTTTAGAGAGTTTGTAAGTCGTGAATcaagatttttattttattattagatGCCTATATTTTTACATATTCATCGACAAgttctaatttctttttaatctcTGTCTAGGCGTCTTTCATTGGTGGAGCATATGTTGCCGATGCATCAAAAACTTTAAATGGAGAGTTTACTGTGACTGATGCTGTTAAGATCAATCTTCATCTGTCTAAGGTTTTACTTGATCAATTTCAGATGCTATCTGGTTTTATTCTATAACCATCTCTGTTAATGTGTTCATTGGTGCATTATTGATTTGTAGACAGGGGACAGAGAACTTATTAGCAGTCTTTTGTCTCTCTATCACAATATTAAGAGGGCTGTGCACATTCATGAGGATTTGTCACAAAACGTGCAAAGTCCATCTGAGCTCATCACTGGCTCTTTCAATGGCATCAAGGTACTCTGTTTTCTTTAATTCTGTTGGTTATTCGTATGACATTGTTCTACTTCTGTTCCTATCATGCAATGTTTGTTCAACCTTGTTTAGTTGCACCACACTGGACAGCAATGGTTGAGACTGATGCGGTTGTTAGTGCCATCTTTTCTGGTGTTAAAAAACTAGTCTTAAGTACTAATGGGTCATAGTGGGTGGTGTGGACATGGGGTGCCTGAAGCCTTGATTTCATAGCCTTCTTGAAAAAGCCTCT
Encoded proteins:
- the LOC103483489 gene encoding uncharacterized protein LOC103483489, with protein sequence MCRYRRFPIPLVFRRSQASLILSRMEFCNSLFFFTLLIILPLARCENTGSVLFVDSSSHQYLRSHSPDDGFEVSSMSLSEVGAAVSVLLGFAPPSTLSASGSSKLNGILMPNPLDRPRSVFMLEIKGEYDPEIVSLETGMSSNVLTSKVHVGSESADILLPGEDEVSIVPLNEPLSDFTDEDFREFASFIGGAYVADASKTLNGEFTVTDAVKINLHLSKTGDRELISSLLSLYHNIKRAVHIHEDLSQNVQSPSELITGSFNGIKAFQDESDSEGDAVHRSRLFTVALSKIFHLLQKAYDGQIVGVIYFSGSSSPKAGKGLTVMFSPRLTPRWLVEDAKINTTIHEVILVRTTLAWITGIILLIATLMGSCCLLRMPLTRDTLLYSNVKLD